Sequence from the Bacillus sp. BGMRC 2118 genome:
GTCCACGTTGGAAATACGCCCGAACTTCATCTGTTTCAGTTACTTGAGTAAAGCCTAATTCCAACACAATTTTGACAATGTTTTTATGCATATTATAGTAGATTCCACTAATCTCTATCGCATTTAATGGTCTTCTATTGCCCAAAAATCCAGTTAGAAAACTTTGCTTTTCAACAAAATCAATTTTTTCCTTCGGAGCAATATGTGGTGGTCGGCTAAAAATACCTTTACTTAGCATGACGTCCATAATTCGATCATAGAGCTCCATTGCTTCTTTATTACATGAGATAAAGTATTTTCTTTGATCGGCTCTTGCAGATGTACCAACTGCACCTGCGTAGCCGGTTAAACCATGTAATGTCATCACATGATAATATACGAGCATAAACGTATCGGTGAACAAAGGGGGGGCGTCATAATTTACATCTAACTTAGTAAACCCCTTTGGTATTGGAAAGTTCTCCTTTTTGAGAAATTCTCTTATTTTAGAGAGATGACCTTTTGATAACGATAAGGCAAATTCTAGAATCTCCTTTATATCAGGATCATCTACAGTTTTAATAAAATAACTTGTGACCGCTGCCCCCATACTATCATTCATATACTGAGTCCACAGATTTGCAATTTCAGATGATGACATTGGAACGTTGTGACTGATTTGTTTCATGTTAACCCCTCTTAATATACCTTTTTTATGAGCTTAGTCTTACCAGAATAAGATGATTATATAAGGATGTTGAACCCGAGGGCGATGGACTGAAGGAATGTAAAAGGCTAGCCCCTTCTATACAAAAGGAGACTAGCCTTATTTCTTCGTACTATTTTTCATTGTTTTTTTCTTCGTTTGCAAGCTCCATCATCTTTTCTAACAAGATATGTTGTGGCATATGCATGAGTTTTTCAATGGGTACACCGAGCTTTTCAGATAATCTGATTGCTGTTTCAGGTGAAATTTGTAATGGTCTCATTTTATTTCCTCCTTACTATAGTAGAATATAGGAAGATAAAAACATTCTCAAGCACAATATAAAAGGAGGTTACATTATGACGAAAATATTTGGTCATAGAGGTGCTGCTGGCACACATCCCGAAAATACAATGATTTCATTTATTGCGGCAGAGCGGGCATCTGCTGATGGTATTGAGTTAGATGTACAGTTATCAAAGGATGGAGAAATTGTTGTGATCCATGATGAGACTCTTGATCGAACAACAACAGGAACCGGCTTAATAAAAGATCATACATTAAAGGAAATTCGATCGTTTGATGCGAGTTATAAGTTTCCTGATTATGGTGTTTGTAAAGTTCCATCGTTAGATGAAGTGTTTAATTGGTCCCTTTCAAATAATTTGTTTATTAATGTAGAATTGAAAAATAGTGAATTTCCTTATGAAGGACTTGAGGAGAAGGTAATACAATTAATTAGAACCTACCACTATGAGAAGCGGATCATTATCTCTTCTTTTAATCATAAGAGCCTTGAGAAGTGTATAAAAATAGCACCTGAAATTGAAGTAGGTGTGCTATTCAACAAAAAGAAGAAAGATCCATGGGAATATGCGAAGAGAATCGGTGCAAAATCAATTCACCCGAACTATCGCATTATATCCAATTCTGATATCATAAAGTCTCAGGAAAAAGGTGTTTCAGTGCGTCCGTATACTGTTAACAAACAAAAAGAAATGGAAAGACTCCTGTCAATAAAGTGTGAATCGATTATTACGGATTATCCTGAAAAGGCTGTTTCGTTAAGGGAAAAGTATTGAAACGATAGAAAAAAGCCACTTGAGATACAGCTCAAATGGCTTTTTTCTATGTTAATACTCTTATTTACGTTGCATAAATCTATTTTGAATTTTATTTCGCTTACGATCTCGGTAAAAAATAAAACTCCCAATCAAATATAATCCACCTACAAGGCAAATGACACCCAGTAAAAATTGTAGACTAAGCGAAGGGATAGGTGCTTGTAATACTCCAAACGACATATCTCTTATTAATTTAATCCCGAGTGCAGCTAATCCGACTGGGATAAGTACTAGTATTAGTGCTATAAAACGTAACATAATGAGTCCCTTTCTAAAAGAATAGTCTTACTTCTTATTATAATGTAAAAATGATATGAAGGAAATTGCCAAAACTTACAATTCAGTGTACAATACTTATGTGCAATATTTTGCAATTAGGAGTGTCTTAGTATGCAAAAAGTGTTATTAGTTGGAGCCGGAAAAGGTGGAACTGCAATATTACGTCTCCTTAAGGAAACAGAGATTATGGAGATCACAGCAGTTGTGGATATTAATAAAGATGCACCAGGATTAGAGATAGCGAAAGAATTAGGAATTGAAACGAGTGCTAGCTGGGAAAAGTGTTTGACAGATGAGATTGACATTATTATTGAAGCAACTGGTAATGAAGAAGTGTTTAAAGCAATTCGGGAAAAGCGTAGTCAAAAAACAGTTCTAATACCAGGCACGGTTGCTCATTTTATATCAAAGCTGATAGAAGAGAAAGAATTGCTAATTAATGAATTAACTCATCAGTCATATAAATACAACTTAATCTTCAACTCTACCCACGACGGTATGATTGTAGTCGATATCGATGGTAAGATTATTTTGTTTAATCGCAGTGCTGAAAAGGTCATAGGGATGAAGAAAGAACATGCGATTGGCCAGGATATTGCAACTATCATTCCTACAACGGAGTTACCAAGAGTATTGCAAACTCGTCAAATCGAAAAGAATAAAGAGCTGTTACTTGAAAACGGTAAGAAGGTTATCACAACAAGGATACCAATCGTAACTGATTCTGGTACTCTTTTAGGGGCTTTCTCAGTATTTAAAGATATTACAGAGGTTGTCAATTTAGCAGAGGAAATAACCAACTTAAAGGATATTCAAACGATGCTCGAGGCTATTATACAATCATCAGAAGAGGCAATTTCTGTTGTAGATGAAGACGGTAAAGGGATTCTTATCAATCCTGCATACACGAGAATTACAGGACTTACAAAAGAAAATGTTGTTGGAATGCCTGCTACAGCAGATATATCCGAAGGTGAAAGTATGCATATGCAGGTACTTCAGACTAGAAGACCTGTTAGAGGAGCGAGAATGAGGGTTGGTCCGAATCACCGTGATGTTATTGTTAATGTTGCCCCAATTATTGTTGATGGTAAACTAAAAGGCAGTGTAGGTGTTATTCACGACGTCTCAGAAATACACTCGCTAACAAATGAGTTGAAAAGAGCAAGACAGATTATTCGAACGTTAGAGGCGAAATATTCCTTTGATGACATTATTGGTAACTCAGAAGAGATGACGTTCGCAATTGAACAGGCAAAACTTGGAGCTAAAACTCCTGCAACAGTATTGCTAAGAGGGGAATCGGGCACAGGAAAAGAATTATTTGCCCATGCTATTCATAATGGAAGCGATCGGAAATTCAATAAATTTATTCGTGTGAATTGCGCAGCTATATCTGAATCGTTATTGGAAAGTGAACTGTTTGGTTATGATGAAGGTGCCTTCTCGGGAGCAAAACGAGGAGGGAAAACTGGTTATTTTGAGGAAGCGAACAATGGAAGTATTTTTTTAGATGAGATAGGGGAATTGTCTGCAGGAATGCAGGCTAAATTGCTGCGTGTTTTACAAGAACATGAAATTATTCGGGTAGGGGGAACGAAGCCTATTTCAATCAATGTTCGTGTAATTGCTGCAACTAATGTTAATCTGGAAAAAGGAATTGCAAATGGGACGTTCAGAGAGGATTTATATTATCGATTAAATCGACTTCCTATTCATATTCCGCCACTCCGGCAACGTAAACAAGATATACCAAACTTATGTCATTACTTATTACATAAAATAAATCAAGATTATGGAAGAGTAATTGAAGGAATAGCTGATGAAGCAACCCGTTACCTAATGGAATATCATTGGCCAGGTAATGTCCGCGAACTGGAAAATATTCTTGGCAGAGCTGTTATCTATATGAAACCCAATGAGACAAAAATAGAATTATCTCACATTCCTAAATTAGAGCCACAAGGGCAAGCTAAAAAAGAACAAGAACACAGTGAAATACAAGTTAGAACGCTAAATGATATGGTTGAAGAATATGAAGCGAACATATTATCAAGGGTTATACAGCAAAATAACGGAAATAAAACAGTAACAGCCAAGCAATTAAATATTTCACTGCGAAGTTTATACTATAAGTTAGAAAAATATCATATTTTGCAAAAATGAGCGTGCAATTTTTTTCATGATATGCAAGAAATTGCATGGATAGAAAAAACGATAAAGCGTTTTCATTACTTATAAAAGTTGGCACGATTCTTGCTTATATAATAAATGGGTGCATAGATTAGCTAATCAGGTAAGATTCTGAACGACTAAGAAAAAGGGGTTGAAAACATACATGAAGCTTGACACTCTCATTGAAAATGCAACCCGCTATAATGGGAAGGTTGTTGCAGTAGCAGCGGCTGAAGATGAAGAAGTTATTGAGGCAGTACAACTAGCGCTAAAACAAAACATCGCTTCTTTCCTTTTATTCGGTAATGAAACCGAAATCAAAAGTTTACTAACGAAGCATGGTATTGAGAGAAATGAACATATCACCATCCATCATGCTAATACACAGGATCGTGCGGCTGAATTAGCGGTTAAAGCAGTCAGTTCTAATGATGCGGATATCTTGATGAAAGGAAACATACCGACATCAACGATATTAAAGGCTGTATTAAACAAGGATTATGGCTTGCGAACTGGTAGTGTATTGTCACATGTCGCAGCGTTTGAAGTAGCTGATTTCGAACAATTGCTATTCGTAACAGATGCAGCAATGAATATTGCTCCTACTTTGGCAGAGAAAGCTCAAATTGTACAAAATACAGTGAATGTTGCCAATTCAATAGGAATTACAACACCAAAAGTTGCACCAATAGCTGCAGTTGAAGTGGTAAATCCCAATATGCAAGCAACGTTGGATGCTGCAATACTTAGTCAAATGCAAAAAAGAGGACAAATTAAAGGCTGTATTGTAGATGGTCCATTGGCACTAGATAATGCAGTTTCAATGAATGCTGCAGAACATAAAGGAATCACAGGTGAAGTAGCAGGACAAGCAGATATTCTGCTCGTTCCAACAATCGAAGTAGGGAACGTTTTATATAAATCATTAATCTACTTTGCAAAGGCTAAAGTTGGAGCAATGATTGCAGGAGCAAAGGCACCAATCGTGTTAACTTCTAGAGCTGACTCAGCTGAAAGTAAGTTATATTCACTTGCTTTAGCAGTTTGTTCTGTTGCAAATAAATAATTAAAAGGTAATTTGGGGAGGAAACGAAAATGGAATTATTCAAGTATATGGAAACTTATGATTATGAACAATTAGTGTTATGTCAGGATAAAGAATCTGGCCTAAAAGCAATTATCTGTATTCACGATACGACATTAGGACCAGCTCTTGGTGGTACTCGTATGTGGACTTACGCATCAGAAGAAGCAGCTATAGAAGATGCCCTTCGTTTAGCGAAAGGAATGACATACAAAAATGCAGCAGCAGGTCTAAATCTTGGTGGTGGTAAGACGGTTATCATCGGAGACCCACGTAAAGATAAGAATGAAGCGATGTTCCGTGCTTTTGGACGTTACATTCAAGGGTTAAATGGTCGTTACATTACTGCAGAAGATGTAGGAACAACTGTTGCTGATATGGACCTTATTTACGAAGAAACTGAATATGTAACTGGTATTTCACCAGCATTTGGTTCTTCAGGGAACCCATCACCTGTAACTGCTTACGGTGTATATCGCGGAATGAAGGCTGCGGCAAAAGAAGCGTTTGGTACAGATTCTTTAGAGGGTAAAGTGATTGCGATTCAAGGTGTAGGAAATGTTGCTTACAACCTTTGTCGTCACCTACATGAAGAAGGTGCAAGCCTGATTGTTACAGACATTAACAAAGAGGCTGTTGCAAGAGTTGTTGAGGAATTTGGAGCTAAAGCGGTAGATCCAGATGAAATCTACAACGTAGATTGTGATATTTATGCACCATGTGCATTAGGAGCAACAATCAATGATGAAACAATTCCACAATTAAAGGCAAAAGTAGTAGCAGGTGCTGCAAACAATCAATTAAAAGAAGCACGTCATGGTGACATCCTGCAAGAGATGGGTATTGTATATGCGCCAGATTATGTAATCAATGCGGGTGGAGTAATCAACGTAGCAGATGAATTATACGGATATAACCGTGAACGTGCGATGAAAAAAGTAGAAACAATTTATGACAATATTGAGAGAGTTATCTCTATTTCAAAGCGTGACGGTATTCCTACTTATGTAGCAGCAGATCGTCTTGCTGAAGAAAGAATTAATACAATGAAAAACTCTAGAAGCCAATTCCTACAAAATAATAAGCATATTTTAAGCCGTAGAATTGGACGTTAATGACTAAATTTTTTTAGACAGAGGTAAGCTTGAGGTGTGGGAGGACAGACAACAGGATATCACATCATCCCACCTCTCACCTCACAAACCCTCTCTACAGGAGGAATCAACATTGCAAGAAAATGAATACCGAATTTTAGTTATCAATCCTGGCTCTACTTCCACAAAAATAGGTGTCTATTCAGATGAGGTATCAATCTTTGAGAAAACGATACGCCACGATGCAGAAACCATTTCTTCTTATCCAAATATCATTGATCAATATGAATTCCGTAAGAACACAATATTGGAAGCTTTAGATCATGAAGGAATTAATATTTCAAAACTAAGTGCTGTGTGTGGCCGAGGTGGGCTGCTTCGTCCAATAGAAGGTGGTACTTACGATGTAAACGATCAAATGCTAAAGGATTTGAGAAAAGGCTACTCTGGGCAGCATGCTTCAAACTTAGGTGGAATCATTGCCTATGAAATTGCCAGTGGATTAAATATACCGTCTTTCATTGTCGATCCGGTCGTAGTAGATGAATTAGACCCTATCGCTAGAATATCGGGTGTTCCAGAGATTGAACGTAAAAGTATATTCCATGCATTAAACCAAAAGGCTGTAGCTAGACGTGTAGCAAAGGATTTAGGAAAGCGTTATGAGGAACTTAATTTAATCGTTACTCATATGGGCGGTGGTATAACAGTTGGTGTACACAAGCTTGGACGTGTAATTGATGTAAATAACGGTCTTCATGGAGATGGACCTTTTAGCCCTGAACGTGCTGGTACAGTACCTGCAGGTGATCTAGTATCCCTATGCTTCTCTGGAGAATTTTACAGAGATGAAGTTATGAAAAAACTAGTCGGTCAAGGTGGACTCGTAGGTTATCTTGGAACGAATGATGCGATTAGTGTTGAAAAAATGATTGAATCAGGTAACGAAAAAGCGAAGCTTGTTTATGAAGCCATGGCATACCAGGTTGCAAAGGAAATCGGTTCAGCGGCTGCGGCTTTAGCAGGTAAAGTTGACGCCATCATCTTAACTGGAGGATTAGCTTATGGTAAGGGCTATGTATCGCTAATTACAGATCGAGTTAAATGGATTGCTGATGTGATTGTACAACCTGGTGAAAACGAATTACAAGCATTGGCAGAGGGAGCTCTGCGTGTGTTAAAAGGTGAAGAGAGAGCAAAGACCTATCCAGGCCTTGTAGATCAAACTGTCAAGGTATAAAGGTGAAGGAGAGATGAAGACATGGCAACTGAATATGATGTAGTCATACTTGGAGGCGGAACAGGCGGATACGTAGCAGCAATCCGTGCATCCCAATTAGGGAAGAAGGTAGCAATCGTTGAAAAAGGGAAGTTGGGTGGTACATGTCTACATAAAGGATGTATCCCAAGTAAGGCTCTCTTACGTAGTGCAGAAGTTTTTGCAACTGCTAAAAAAGGTGAAGAATTTGGTGTTATTGCTAAAGAAGTAGCACTAGATTTTACTAAAGTGCAAGAGAGAAAAGGGAAAATTGTAGAGCAACTCCACAAAGGTGTTCAACATCTAATGAAGCAAGGCAAAATTGATGTATACGAAGGACTAGGAAGGATTCTGGGACCATCTATTTTCTCTCCAATGCCTGGAACGATTTCGGTTGAAATGAACAATGGTGAAGATAATCAAATGCTTATTCCGAAGAATGTTGTCATTGCAACAGGATCACGACCTAGAACACTCCCAGGACTAGAAATAGATGGTGAATTTGTCCTGTCATCAGATGAAGCGCTAGAGCTTACAGAACTACCAAATTCAATCATTATTGTTGGTGGTGGAGTAATTGGAATTGAATGGGCATCAATGATGGCAGATTTCGGAGTCGAAGTAACGGTCATTGAATATGCTGATCGAATTATTCCAACCGAAGACAGAGAAATTTCAAAAGAAATGCAACGTTTAATGAAGAAAAAAGGTGTAAAGATTGTTACTAATGCAAAGGTCCTTTCTGAAACATTGGAAAAGGGGAATGGAGTAACAATAAAAGCTGAACATAAGGGTGAGCAAAAATCCTTTACAGCTGATAAAATCCTTGTTTCTGTTGGTCGTCAGGCAAACGTTGAAGGAATTGGTATAGAGAATACAGACATTCAAATTGATAGAGGATTTATTGTTACGAATGAATACTATCAAACAAAAGAATCACATATTTATGCAATTGGAGATGTAATCGGTGGTCTTCAATTGGCTCATGTAGCTTCTCATGAAGGAATCACAGCAGTCGAGCACATTGCTGGAGAAAAAACTCATCCAGTCGACCCGACTCTTGTTTCAAAATGTATTTATAGCAATCCTGAAGCCGCAAGCGTTGGTTTAACAGAAGATGAAGCAAAAGAAAAAGGTTATAAAGTTAAAATAGGTAAATTCTTATTTAAAGCAATCGGTAAGGCACTTGTATATGGTGAATCAGATGGATTTGTAAAGCTAGTTGTGGACGAAGAAACAGACGACTTATTAGGCGTTCATATGATTGGTCCACATGTTACAGATATGATTTCTGAAGCTGGATTAGCAAAAGTACTTGATGCAACACCATGGGAAATTGCACATACGATTCATCCACATCCAACTTTATCTGAAGCAATTGGTGAAGCTGCACTTGCTGTGGAAGGTAGAGCTATTCATTCATAATTGCAATCAAAGAAGGTAGGAACTCCTGCCTTCAATTACATACTAAATAGGGGGTATCAATATGGCTGAAAATCGTCATCAAGCCTTAGGTTTAAGTGATGAAAATGTTTTAGAAATGTATGAAACAATGCTACGTGCTCGAAAAATTGACGAGCGCATGTGGTTATTAAACCGTGCTGGAAAAATTCCATTCGTAATCTCTTGTCAAGGTCAGGAAGCTGCTCAAGTTGGAGCTGCTTTTGCACTTGATCGTGAGAAGGATTATGTATTGCCATACTATAGAGATATGGGAGTTGTCTTAACATTTGGAATGACGGCAAGGGATTTAATGTTGTCAGCTTTTGCAAAAGCTGAAGATCCTAACTCTGGTGGACGACAAATGCCGGGCCATTTTGGTCAAAAGAAAAACAGAATTGTAACTGGCTCATCACCAGTTACGACTCAAGTACCTCATGCAGTAGGTGTAGCACTAGGTGGAAGATTAGAAGGAAAAGACCTAGTAACATTTGTTACATTTGGTGAAGGGTCTTCTAACCAAGGGGATTTCCACGAGGGAGCAAACTATGCTGCAGTACACAAATTACCAGTTATCTTCATGTGTGAAAACAACAAGTACGCGATTTCTGTTCCATATGAAAAGCAAGTAGCGTGTGAGAAAATCTCAGACCGTGCAATCGGTTATGGAATGCCAGGTGTTACAGTTGATGGTAATGACATTCTAGAAGTTTACAAAGCCGTGAAAGAAGCAGCAGATCGCGGTCGCCGTGGTGAAGGACCTACCCTGGTTGAAACAGTATCATACCGCTTAACTGCCCATTCAAGTGATGACGATGATAGAATTTATCGTACAAAAGAAGAGGTAGAAGAAGCGAAGAAAAAAGATGGCTTATTCGCCTTTGAACTTTATCTTCAAGAAATTGGTTTATTAACTGAAGAAAAACTTAACGAAATTCAAAATAAGATTAAACAAGAAGTAGAAGAAGCAACAGACTACGCAGAAAATGCTCCATACGCAGAGCCAGAGCATGCATTAAAGCATGTATATGCTGAGTAAGAGGGGGAAATAAGATGCCAGTAATATCATATATTGATGCTGTAACAATGGCCATTCGTGAAGAAATGGAAAGAGATTCAAAGGTATTCACTTTAGGTGAAGATGTCGGACTTAAAGGTGGAGTTTTCAAAGCTACTCATGGTCTATATGACCAATTTGGTGAAGACCGTGTAATTGATACACCACTAGCAGAATCTGCAATCGCGGGTGTCGCAATTGGTGCTGCCATGTACGGAATGAGACCTATTGCTGAGATGCAATTTGCTGATTTTATTATGCCTGCGGTTAACCAAATTATCTCGGAAGCTGCGAGAATTCGTTATCGTTCAAACAATGACTGGACTTGTCCACTTGTTGTTCGAGCACCATATGGTGGTGGAGTTCACGGTGCATTATATCACTCTCAATCAGTAGAAGCGGTATTTGCAAATCAACCTGGTTTAAAGATTGTGATGCCTTCTACTCCTTATGATGTAAAAGGATTATTGAAAGCTGCCATTCGTGACGAAGATCCGGTATTATTCTTTGAACATAAGCGTGCTTATCGTTTAATTAAAGGTGAAGTTCCAACAGATGATTATGTATTACCGATTGGGAAAGCTGATGTAAAGCGTGAGGGTGAAGACGTTACGGTCATTACATACGGATTATGTGTCCACTTTGCGCTTCAAGCTGCTGAAAAACTTGCTAGCGACGGTATTTCTGTTCATGTATTAGATTTACGAACAGTTTATCCGCTTGATAAGGAAGCAATTATGGAAGCAGCATCAAAGACGGGTAAAGTACTGTTATTAACTGAGGATAATAAAGAAGGAAGTATTATGGGAGAAGTATCTGCGATTATCGCTGAGAATTGCCTATTTGATTTAGATGCACCAATTAAGCGCTTAGCAGGACCAGATGTACCGGCTATGCCTTATGCACCTACAATGGAAAAGTATTTCATGATGAATCCGGATAAAGTTGAAAAAGCATTACGTGAGCTTGCAGAATTTTAATTAAGTTACAGGGTAAAGGAGGTCATCTCGATTGGCTATTGAAAAAATTACAATGCCTCAACTCGGTGAAAGTGTGACCGAGGGAACAATTAGTAAATGGCTCGTGTCCCCAGGAGACAAAGTAAACAAGTATGATCCTATTGCAGAAGTAATGACAGATAAGGTAAATGCGGAAGTTCCATCTTCATTTACAGGAACAATTAAAGAACTAATTGCTGCTGAAGATGAAACACTGCCTGTCGGAGCTGTGGTTTGTACCATTGAAGTAGGTGGTGCAGAAAGTACATCTGCAAAAGAAGCACCTGTAGCTGAAGCTTCAGCTACGCCTGCAACAGCGGAAACAATTACACCTGCTGCAGATTTATCAAATAAGCGCCGTTATTCACCTGCAGTTCTTCGTTTAGCACAAGAAAATAATATTGACCTTGAGCAATTGACGGGAACCGGAGCTGGTGGTCGAATCACTCGTAAGGATGTACAAAAGGTACTGGAAACAGGTCAAATTCCTACGCCTGCTGTGAAGGCAGAAGCACCTGAAGTACAAAGCGCTCCAGTTGTAGAAACGCCTGTACCAACAGCACCAAGTAAGCCAGCAGCTGCTCCAGTCAACGTACCGACAATGCCTGGTGATATTGAAATTCCAGTATCGGGTGTGCGAAAAGCGATTGCAGCGAATATGCTACGCAGTAAGCATGAAGCACCACACGCTTGGACAATGGTAGAGGTAGATGTAACGAACCTTGTGAATTATCGAAATTCTATTAAAAATGAGTTTAAAACAAAAGAAGGCTTTAATTTAACGTTCTTCGCATTTTTCGTGAAAGCTGTTGCACAGGCATTAAAGGAATTCCCACAAATTAACTCAATGTGGGCTGGAGATAAGATTGTTCAAAAGAAAGATATTAACATCTCGATTGCAGTGGCAACAGATGAAGCATTGTTTGTACCAGTGATTAAACATGCAGATGAAAAGACCATCAAAGGAATTGCACGTGAAATCACAGAGCTTGCGAACAAAGTACGCGCTGGAAAGCTAAAATCAGATGAGATGCAAGGTGGTACCTTTACGGTTAATAACACAGGATCATTTGGTTCTGTTCAATCAATGGGAATTATTAATTACCCTCAAGCAGCCATTTTACAAGTTGAATCCATTGTAAAGCGTCCAGTTGTTATGGATGGTGGGATGATTGGAGTGCGCGATATGGTTAACCTTTGCTTATCATTAGACCATCGTGTTCTAGACGGGTTAGTTTGTGGACGTTTCCTTGCGAGAGTAAAAGAGATTCTAGAGAATACAACAAAAGATAATACATCAGTTTATTAATAGTTGTTTTGAAGAAAGCAGTTCGATTCTAAAAAGGAGTCGGACTGCTCTTCTTTATGCCTTTAAATGATAAAATACTCAACTTAAAATAAAACGAGGTAAACTAAAGAGAATATCAGCTTACCCCGAATATGGAATGATTCTATAATAGTTGAGCGGCGATTGCTCTCCCTGCCACCCGTCCAGAAAATAAACATCCACCAAGAAAGGTTCCTTCAAGTGCCCTGTACCCATGAACGCCTCCTCCTCCAAATCCGGAAGCTTCCCCAGCAGCAAATAAACCGGAAATCACCGAACCGTTCGAGTTAAGTACACGTCCAGATAAGTCAGTTTGAAGACCGCCTAATGTTTTCCTACTAACAATATGTAGCCGCACAGCAATGAGTGGTCCATTCTTTGGATCAAGTATCTTATGAGGTGAAGCTACTCTAATTAACTTATCACCAATATAAGACCTTGCTCCTCGTATAGCAGTTACTTGAAGATCTTTGTTAAATGTATTTTCCAATTGACGGTCTCTCGCTTGGATTTGACGTTCTATATCCGTAAAATTGAGCAAATTTGTAGTGGCTAATTGATTCATTTTTGTGACAAGCTCCTCCAGGTTATCCGCAATAACAAAATCTTCTCCCTTATCCAAAAACGCTTGAACAGGAGCAGCTGCACCTGGAAGGGCTCTGCCTAGCACTTTACGGATACTTTTGCCTGTGAGATCAGGATTTTGTTCGGATCCAGAAAGGGCAAATTCCTTCTCAATAATAGATTGAGTTAGAATAAACCAAGAATAATCATAGCCTGTCTTTTGTATCGCCTCCAATGTACTTAACGTATCAAAACCAGGATAATTTGGAGCAGTAAAGCGTTGACCTTTGGCATCAAGCCAAATCGATGAAGGACCAGGTAAAATTCTTATACCGTGATTGGACCATATCGGGTTCCAATTTTTAATTCCTTCAGTGTAGTGCCACATACGGTCCCGATTTACAATGCGTCCACCAGCATCCTCTGTTACGCCAAGCATCTTCCCATCAACATGTGCAGGAACACCAGATAGCATATGTTTTGGTGGTTCACCGTCGCTCTGGCCAGTTCTGGCGCACTAGCTCATGATTGCCACCAATTCCACCACTGGAAACGAGTACAGCTTGAGCTCGATACTCAAAGGTTCCCTGAATATCTCGATTGCTTTGCATACCACGTTCTAATGAGCATGATGCGAGGACGGAACCACCTACCCCCGCAATGCTATCTCCGTTTTTAATAAGTTTCTCCACACGATGACGTGGAAGGTACGTAATCAATCCCGTTTTCATATGCTCTCTT
This genomic interval carries:
- a CDS encoding Glu/Leu/Phe/Val dehydrogenase — translated: MELFKYMETYDYEQLVLCQDKESGLKAIICIHDTTLGPALGGTRMWTYASEEAAIEDALRLAKGMTYKNAAAGLNLGGGKTVIIGDPRKDKNEAMFRAFGRYIQGLNGRYITAEDVGTTVADMDLIYEETEYVTGISPAFGSSGNPSPVTAYGVYRGMKAAAKEAFGTDSLEGKVIAIQGVGNVAYNLCRHLHEEGASLIVTDINKEAVARVVEEFGAKAVDPDEIYNVDCDIYAPCALGATINDETIPQLKAKVVAGAANNQLKEARHGDILQEMGIVYAPDYVINAGGVINVADELYGYNRERAMKKVETIYDNIERVISISKRDGIPTYVAADRLAEERINTMKNSRSQFLQNNKHILSRRIGR
- a CDS encoding butyrate kinase — protein: MQENEYRILVINPGSTSTKIGVYSDEVSIFEKTIRHDAETISSYPNIIDQYEFRKNTILEALDHEGINISKLSAVCGRGGLLRPIEGGTYDVNDQMLKDLRKGYSGQHASNLGGIIAYEIASGLNIPSFIVDPVVVDELDPIARISGVPEIERKSIFHALNQKAVARRVAKDLGKRYEELNLIVTHMGGGITVGVHKLGRVIDVNNGLHGDGPFSPERAGTVPAGDLVSLCFSGEFYRDEVMKKLVGQGGLVGYLGTNDAISVEKMIESGNEKAKLVYEAMAYQVAKEIGSAAAALAGKVDAIILTGGLAYGKGYVSLITDRVKWIADVIVQPGENELQALAEGALRVLKGEERAKTYPGLVDQTVKV
- the lpdA gene encoding dihydrolipoyl dehydrogenase; protein product: MATEYDVVILGGGTGGYVAAIRASQLGKKVAIVEKGKLGGTCLHKGCIPSKALLRSAEVFATAKKGEEFGVIAKEVALDFTKVQERKGKIVEQLHKGVQHLMKQGKIDVYEGLGRILGPSIFSPMPGTISVEMNNGEDNQMLIPKNVVIATGSRPRTLPGLEIDGEFVLSSDEALELTELPNSIIIVGGGVIGIEWASMMADFGVEVTVIEYADRIIPTEDREISKEMQRLMKKKGVKIVTNAKVLSETLEKGNGVTIKAEHKGEQKSFTADKILVSVGRQANVEGIGIENTDIQIDRGFIVTNEYYQTKESHIYAIGDVIGGLQLAHVASHEGITAVEHIAGEKTHPVDPTLVSKCIYSNPEAASVGLTEDEAKEKGYKVKIGKFLFKAIGKALVYGESDGFVKLVVDEETDDLLGVHMIGPHVTDMISEAGLAKVLDATPWEIAHTIHPHPTLSEAIGEAALAVEGRAIHS
- a CDS encoding thiamine pyrophosphate-dependent dehydrogenase E1 component subunit alpha, with product MAENRHQALGLSDENVLEMYETMLRARKIDERMWLLNRAGKIPFVISCQGQEAAQVGAAFALDREKDYVLPYYRDMGVVLTFGMTARDLMLSAFAKAEDPNSGGRQMPGHFGQKKNRIVTGSSPVTTQVPHAVGVALGGRLEGKDLVTFVTFGEGSSNQGDFHEGANYAAVHKLPVIFMCENNKYAISVPYEKQVACEKISDRAIGYGMPGVTVDGNDILEVYKAVKEAADRGRRGEGPTLVETVSYRLTAHSSDDDDRIYRTKEEVEEAKKKDGLFAFELYLQEIGLLTEEKLNEIQNKIKQEVEEATDYAENAPYAEPEHALKHVYAE
- a CDS encoding alpha-ketoacid dehydrogenase subunit beta; the protein is MPVISYIDAVTMAIREEMERDSKVFTLGEDVGLKGGVFKATHGLYDQFGEDRVIDTPLAESAIAGVAIGAAMYGMRPIAEMQFADFIMPAVNQIISEAARIRYRSNNDWTCPLVVRAPYGGGVHGALYHSQSVEAVFANQPGLKIVMPSTPYDVKGLLKAAIRDEDPVLFFEHKRAYRLIKGEVPTDDYVLPIGKADVKREGEDVTVITYGLCVHFALQAAEKLASDGISVHVLDLRTVYPLDKEAIMEAASKTGKVLLLTEDNKEGSIMGEVSAIIAENCLFDLDAPIKRLAGPDVPAMPYAPTMEKYFMMNPDKVEKALRELAEF